In Castor canadensis chromosome 6, mCasCan1.hap1v2, whole genome shotgun sequence, the genomic window ACTAGGATTTGATTCAATTAAGCAAGTTTTTGCACACCTAAATATACAGTATGACCTCAGAGAGGGAGCAAAAAAATAAGACatggttcttaaaaaaaaaaaaattgaaaactaatATCATGCATGCATTATCAAATATCAcgtcttttttttggtaggactgggtttaaactcaggacttcatgcttgcaaagcaggtgttctacccacctgagccacacctctggtttattttgctctggttattttggaggtggggttttctggaactatttgcccaggctggcctcaaactgagatcctcctgaactcagcctcccaagtagctaggattacaggcatgagccaccagtaccctgcTGAATTGCCTTATTTCAAGTGATCTTAGTTATACTAatggacattaaaaaaaagagagacaaaggagATAGGTTTAAAATCCAGGAATCGAAGTGAAGGACCCTATACAAGGTTTGCATGGTGCTTAAATCACAGTTCTACCTTTATAAACTGTCCAGTAGTATTGTTCTAGTAATGGTTGACAAAAACGAAGATGCTTTGCTTGGTAATGAGAAATCATTCTCAGTGGAATTGGCATAATGCTGTTAATCCTTAAAACATACCAAGTGAAATCTAGAATCGTACATTGAGTTTTCATTTCTTAATAACCCCATTTTCATGCTTGCTTTTTCATAGGCTGGAATATTTCAGGAGTTTACAGTTCAGGAAGAGTCTGTTACTTTTCGGATTAATTTGACTGTCCTGTTAGACTGTCTATCTATCTTTGGATCAAATCCTATGCCAGGTGAGCTATTCTATTATCATTATGAAGATATAAGTATTTATTGTATGAAATGATCAGAAAAATGCAGGAAGTTACTTAAAATATACACATTTCTTTAGAAAATTGCCAGTTCGTTTTGCAGTGGTCACAGTCGTGTATTATGACTTTTTGAAATATCAACTCAGTCTATAGTTCTTTTCATATTTGTGAAAGTATTTACAGTCATAATTTACAAGGTTTTAGGGATTTTAAATTCAAACTGACAGAAAAGACTTTAAACAGTCATAAATATGTTTAAGTTGTGAAGTGTGTTTCAGTTGTATCTTTTCCCCAACTTAGAATTCTATAGCTACTGAGTGGCAGAGGAAAATAGAAATGAATTCTCCTGACCTCCAGTTTATTGtgttcaaaattttatttacttgaaaaagaaaaaatttaaaaacctcttTATAAATTATGTCACtatttttttgatattttcctttaagattttttagggggtggagggaaggaggcagaaatgacccaaacattgtatgcacatatgaataaaagaaaaataaaagattttttatttgcttaggaaattatttttaggAATAGTAAGATTCAGTTGCTAAAGATAAAAAACTATAAGGAATGTCCAGAAAGATGATTTTACCTCATAGGAAAACAACCTGGATATTTTCTAGGGAAAATTCAGTTATGATTgtctagaaaaatatattttaattttgcacTGACATTTCCTCTattataaattatgtaatttcttttttttttttttcctgaggcagGGTCTCATCCTATATCGAAGGTTCACCTtgaacttgaggtcctcctgcctcagcctttggggttctgggattacagataattATGTTTTCTAATGTATTGTTTCCCAATTGTTggttttgttcgtttgttttcttgtggccataactggagtttgaactcaagaccttgtacttgctaggcaaggactgTACCAGAGTCACccctctggccctttttgctttagtagttTTTCAGAAATGATCTCtggtttttgccctggctggcctcagaccatgattttactatttatacctcccacatagccgGGATTCCAGAATGCACCATCACACTTGGCTTGTTTATAGAGATTTGGTCTAACTCTTTGCCCCTCCTGGCCTTGAACAAGATCctccctcccaatctccacctctcaggTAGCTGGAATTATTGGCATAAGTCACTGCCAGCTAAATGTTTTCTCATAAAAGCATCTGCCTTCTACCATTCCTCACTGACTGTCCATCCAATAAGGAGAAGAAGCTAGAATGTCTTATCATATTCCGCCTTACCTCTAGTGGTTTGAAGTGTTAAAATCCACACTGCTATTAGCCACTCTCTTTTGCTCCCAATTTGATCTTCAAATTTGAGGAACTATAAATACTGTTTCCCAATAGGAAGAAGAGCTGGAAAGATCCTTATCATATGGATAAACTGACATGATCAGAGCAATCCAATATCAGTTGTACAAATTGAACCTTCAAGAAATAGCATAGGCTATTCTGCGGTAATTCTTTGCTTGCCTTGTTAATCCTTGTAGATTCTCCATCTTTATAACTTAGTGTATATGTAAGATCAATAAGCTGTTTATGAGTCTTTTTGGCAAGCTGAAAATGATTTCAgaattccattttgttctggtccCCAGTATTATTTCAGATATTTCTGGAGTTGTTTCTTTCTGATAAGAAGATACATATAGGCTAGAAATTTCACAGAGGAATTCTTGAGGAATTTTGTGTATCATTGAGGAGAAGCTGAACGCAGAGCCATAAAGCCCATATGCTTTCTTTCTACTGCAGGGACTTTAACTGCACTTCGGATGTGTTACCAAGGTTATGGCCACCCTTTGATGCTATTTCTGGAAGAAGGAGGAGTGGTGACAGTCTGCAAAATCAATACTCAGGAGCCTGATGAGACTCTGGATTTTGATTTCTGCAGCACCAATGTTATTAATAAGGTTATCCTGCAGTCAGAGGGGCTCCGGGAAGCATTTTCTGAATTGGATATGACGAGTGAGGTCCTGCAGATCACCATGTCTCCTGAAAAGCCGTATTTCAGGTACTTGAGTATAATTATACTTAATGTGGTCTTATTGGTGGGTCTGTCTCCCCACTTAGACATTTTATTAGTTTGCAGAACTTTGAAGAGCCTTTGCTCTTACCTTACAATTTTACAGAGACCTAGGAAGCTTAAGACCTAGGAAGAATAACTAATTAGGACTTCCTAGTTAGGTAGTTTTGTTTTGTAGATGAGAAGCCCAATCTCTAATCCATAATAGAAGGAGAGACAAAAGATGGACCTAGCAAAGATTAACACCTAGAAAATAGTCTTTTCATTATTGCAGTAATTGTGGATCAGGATACATCATGAGGAAAATTGGATTTAAACATTTCAAGAAGTTGTGTAATGTGGCATCTTTTTTAGTTAGCTCAGGATACAAAAGGAAGTAGGTATTTCTGATGCATGGTTTATTTCCTGTGTGCATATCCATTTTATTAAGACTCGGAGGAACAGCATAAAATTAAGGTGAGAAGATGTGAAACAAGAAGGAACAAAATTGCAAACTATTAAGTACCAAAATAACACCCATAGATAGTTGGGGGTGACAGTACATGAGTACTCAGGATTGGTTAAGGTAGGCTTCCCGGGGAGGAACACAATGTCAGCACTATAGAgcttttcttaatattttgtgcCAACAAAGCATAAAATAGCAAGCCTTTATTAGAGAGCCTAATATTTAGAGAAAGGAtctgaatgtttcttttttggtaatattttagaatatttaaaagaGTAGAGAAGTTAAATGTATATGAAGTAGAGATATAAGTTGTCCTTTTTGTGTCTTCATTAGAATAATTGCAGGTCTTTCTCCTGGCATTAAGCAGGTGAAAATTTGTCTTAGGGTGTGTTAAAATGTTAACCCAAATAGAAAGCAGTACACCTCCCTTAAGCAGTTAAAGTGTTTCAGAGGTTCTACTTCAAATGAGCTGTCAACATGGTAACTAGGTGGTTCATAGATCTTTCATCTCCAGGATGAGAAACAGCTCAGGGGTGGGGAAATGgggttaaattttttttctggatgtgTTAAATTTGAGGTGCTGTGACAATAGGGAGTAATTGAATATATGGGTATAGTGCTCAGACTCAAGCTAGACTGGAAATTTAGATGTGGGAGCCATCATCACAGCTGAGCATAATACTTGATAAGATACCCAGAGACAGTGGTTATGTTAGAAGAATGGGGAAAAGATGGACCTAGGGAAAACCAACATAGAAAGGAAAGGTAGAGAATGGACATGGGCGAAACAAACACCTAGGTCTGGTCACTGTCAGTGATCAGCATGTATGTATCAGCGTGCAGACCCAAATGCTCAATGAGTTCTTGCAGATTAAATTCAAAATTATCTACATGCAACTGCTGATGTTGCAAAGCaaggaaaaccaaaaacctgCTAAGAGCAGCCTAAGGTACAGAAAAGCCATAATTGCTTGGAAAGATCgtagtttgaggctggccctggcaaaaagtttacaacatcccatctcaaccagtggctgagtgtggtggcgtTTGTTATTCCAGCTATTcggggaaacataaataggaggatagtggtccaggctgacccaggccTAAAGCAAGACTCTATGTCGGAAATGGCTGGAgctatggctgaagtggtagagtactgcctagaaagcacaagaccctgagttcaaccccagtactgaaaaaaaaaaaaaaaaagccataattGCTTGGTGTGGAAGTAAAGATTGGAAACAGGACCCAAGGCTTGCAGTTGATTTAGATAAAAGTCTTTCACCATGCTTCAGTACTCTCTCCATTATATATTTCTAGATTTAAAGGTGAGGAAACGACAATATCAATTGGTAGTACAGACTAATGTGATTCTTGTCAAAGCTGTTGATCAGTTGCTACCTGCCATGTACTCTCACAGCATCCTGTGGGAGCCTTCATTGTGCTTGTGAAGTATATTGTAGAAGGACATGATGGTttgtgcctgaaatcccagcagcgtcggaagctaaggcaggaggatcacgaattcaaggccagtctagtaTACATAGAAGATTCCTGTCTCAGAACGAAACAGAATTAAGTAAATACATAATAAAGTTTATGGTAAACAAGTTTTTATATGTCTCTTTAACCCACCAGAACGAGCTTCTTAAGgaagtgttttcttcatttggatTTTAATGTTGTTTATAGTTGTTCATTTTCTACTCTAGATTATCTACTTTTGGAAATGCAGGAAGTTCCCACCTTGACTATCCCAAAGATTCTGATTTGATGGAAGCATTTCATTGTAATCAGACCCAAGTCAACAGGTCAGTTCTTAATATAAAGGTTGCTATTGGTGATAAAGGTGATGTTAAATACCAGatttctagttaaaaaaaaaaagctttcaatctgttaataaaaatgcatagcattttaaaaaaatgaatggtaGGATGTAGCGGAGGaaaaaaatactagcaaattggtaagtatttgattttattcttatttgttaCTTTATTCTTGGCTAATTTTTGTCCTTTACTTGGAGTTAGGAGCACTGCATCAAGTGTCTAATAAcagttttttatttacttttctacaGATACAAGATTTCTTTACTGAAACCCTCTACAAAGGCATTAGTCTTATCTTGTAAGGTATCTATTCGGACAGATAATCGAGGATTTCTCTCACTACAGTATATGATTAGAAATGAAGATGGACAAATATGTTTTGTGGAATATTACTGCTGCCCTGATATAGAAGTTCCTGAAGCAGGGTCTTGAGTTGGAGAGTTCACTATGATACTTCTGTGTGCATTTATGATTGCTTGTGTTCTAATTCTGACTGCAGTATTCTTCATGAGTTCTGGTTGGATTATTTGTAAAGAATCAGCATGGAGAAAATAGGAGCAAGTCCCCCATAAGTTAACAATTCCTGtgcattttgtaaataaatattttcacgtAGTCATACATTCAGTTTATTGGGCtgttctgtgattctgtctttTAAACTCATGGTAATCATTGACTCAAAATGAATTATGTATGTTCTGTTTAGGTGAAAGTCTAAAGATTTAAAGTTTGGTGAAGCCATATCTGAAATGTTCTTTGGTgttagaaaaagcaaaagcatTTGGGCCTATTAGTTTGAATTCTGAAGACtagattttaaagcaaaatatccAGACCaatatcagaatcacctgggtaCTTCTCAGAAACTTGGGATGGGGCCAGCAATCTATTTTAACAAGCGTCCCCCAGGAAATTCTTATGTGTGCCTAAGTTTGGGAACCACTGTTATGAAGAATACTGTTGTTTTAATAACAGTTTACATTGGAGTGATTGCTTTTGCATGAGATTTCTTTGCAATCCTTCTAAAGTTGAGGTGCCACCAAAACAGTCCAAACAATTCcttatatgatttttaaagtatGCCTTTGAAAAAGCCTGTGAGCAGTATATAAAACAGCCTTCagacttaaattttctttttgttctcagaACTGTTTGGTGCTTTAAGTATTTAATTAGATACCTCCTGTTTGCCTATAATAAACCGAGGTATAGAAAAACAGTCATTAAGTGATTTTGTACTTTCCTGGGCAGTTTTCACTGAAACATTTTTTGTGGCCTACAAATATtgagcagaaaaaaaatacatgattaaAATGTGAAGTGTCTTTCTTAACTGTACCACATGACAATGGCATAATGTAGACTGGCACTCTTATCCTTTTGGGTGTGACACTTCTTCATGGGAACAGACTGCCATGCCATTGCAGGATTCAGTAAACCTTCCTGGCCTTTACCCATTAATTCTAGTTATTATGACCACCCTTTACCCCAAATAAGTGTTCCAAACTAATGATGATTGAGAAGCATTCAGTGATATTCACCAAAATTCACCTTTGCAATATCCCTCCTTAAAATCGACCCTAGAACCCTGGAGGAAGATGGCTTAGAGTGTGTTAGCAGATGCTCCTCGGGCAGCAGCTCCACAGCTGCTGCAGGACCTCTTCCCTGGCACATGCGCAGTTCTGACGTTGACTATCTCTCAGGCAGTCTCTTGATGCCCAGCTGCTATACCAGGGCTTGGGATTTTGTGAAGTGTAGTAATGTGTTTAGGAAGGAAATGAATCTggtaaatgtcaaaatatttttttttgtttggataaataCCAAgagcaaaaaaaatctaaaacataatTTTGGAAATAGCTAGTCAGTATTTCAGTAACTAcagttttcctttatatttaaaaGAGGGCAGTATTACAGTGTTTTATAGCACTTTTAGAATTTGTCTAGgttttctggtgtgtgtgtgtgtgtgtgctactggggcctgaactcggCCTACACTTGAGCCgttccaccagctttttttgtaatggggttttctgagataaggtcttgcaaagtatttgcccgggctggctttgaatcatgatcttcctgatctctgcctcctgagtagcgaggattatagcagtgagccaccagtgccctactaggttttctgttttttagtaGAACCCCTCCTTcatgcaaaaaatttaaaatagggtaatttttaaatttttgttcactTGTATGTTGTGCACCTAGAACAGTGCTAGGATATAAtaggcattcaataaacatttgttagaTAAAAGAATACCCACTTTCAGATAATCTTTTAGCATATTAGTTACTAATTCTGACCATTTACCTCTAAATTGATTTCAATCTAACGTTCTTTTAAAGTTGAACTTACAACTATAAATAAGGAAGAATGAGTATCTGCACATTTAAAGCTATCATTTTTAGCTGCATGTGTTTTCAACTATTTAGAATTAAGAAACTCATGATTCATTCCAAATCACTTTAAACTGATATAATAAAgaatggtggcttatgcctgtaatcctagctacttaggaggctgagactgggaagatcacagttgcaggccagcctgaagaactaatttgcaagaccctaaaataaccagagcaaaagggactggaggtctggctcaatctgtagagcacatgctttgccagctcaaagccttgagttcaaaccccatcctaccaatcaatcaataaaaaatttcctctttatgtgtattttctttgaagtagtttaattttctcttttactagTTAATTAGTTTAATATTCTCTTTTGctagtttaattttgttttagctCCAATGAATGACCACTAGGGGAAATGCTTCCTCAAGCAGAGCCCTTGACACTTTGGTACTGCCATTTCACACATAGCATTATAGGAGAACACAATCTAGGTAAGAATTTTAGTTTTGCCTTTTTGGagtttctctcattttctgtgtAATTGTGTTTACCATAAATGGATaggtaatcttttttaaaaaactaattttccATTTGATAAACTTCTACCTGGAATTGATGTAAAAgttcaaagtaataaaaaaatgaaaataattcattaaattcCACTTTTTTAATACAAATACTTATAACACAATCATTTATATAATAAGCCACAGAATTTCTGTGATGTTGTCAAGGAGTCCtagtaaaattatttataattgctTGAAAGGGTAGCATGTGCCATTCTGAACAGTTTAGGATGGGGATCTTTCAGAATAGACTTTGCTTCATCTTCACACTGCCTCTCCCTTATCAAGTTAAAGTTTTTGATTCCTGAGGAACTGGAGAagtatagtatttttaaataagtttgtAATTTACATTCTCTTCAGTAGGTTGTGTTGTTTTGACCAGTCAGGTTATGTGTACCCCTCTGTCAGTAGCTGTAATGGATTTCCCATTACTACCATACTAGTTGACAGCTAGTATTTTAATTAGAAATCCCACCAGCAACTGTTAGAAGTACTTCTAGTATCTTTATCTTAATCATGGTCAGAGGTTTTGATAGTAAGTGTTGaagtagatttttcttttggaattaaAAGTGTCTTGATTAGTATAATAAATCCTAGTAGTAGCTTTTATTGGCAAAGCTAGAGATACTCAGGATATGTGGACTAGAAGTTCTTCATGCTTCCATGAAAGGGAAATAATCTTGTAAGGTCTGTAATGTATTTTCATGGGGATTGGTGCTGAGGCTTAATCTCTAAATGGTCTTGCTTCCTACCATTTTTGCCTAAAGATTTTTGGTTGCTGTTACTAACTAGGTAAGGACAATCTTATCTGGAATATTGCCAGGCCTACATTAAGTGGGAGTTTCATGCAAAGTGATGGGTGAACTTACCAAAACATTGTGGCTTCAGAGAATTCACAGAACAGAATGCGTAAGTTTTTCTATGTGCTTGCTAAAAACGTTTATTGAAATACATATATGAGACAGTTTGATCCAGGCTCgaatcctttttttcttctaacttGGTACAGAGATTACAGGAAATAGCTAATCCTCATGCACCTCAAAAAAGTCAGTGCCTTAGCTAATTCAGAAGAATTGCAAGAGCTGTGAATATTAGATCAGGTTCATTAGATGTGTCTACCGCCATATCCCCTGAACACACCCAGTcttgtctgatctcagaagctcaTCAGGGTTGGGCCTGGCTAGTACTTGGATAGGAGAAATATCAAGCCTTTGACTGCACTGTGTTATGCAGATTGCTGGTTCCCATTGATCCAAGTTAGAAGAGCATCTTTGTTCTACTCTACAGTTCCCAGTAagaattcaaaaaatatataaaatattaatattaatttttattacactGAATATTTCTAGGtggtttcttaaaatatttcacaaaattgtaaatttttaaaacttttcagtgGAGCACAGGATTTTAGGGCAATAAAACTACTCTGGATGATACTGTAATAGTAAATACATGTCATATATTTTTTCCAGGTTCATAAACATACACCACAAAGAGTGAGCTGTAATGTAAACCATAGACTTGGTGACTGTTGTGTCAGTGTAGGCTCATTGACTGTAGGCTCATCCCACCATTGGTGGGATGTTGGTAATGAAGGTAGCAGTGCATGCGTGGGGCCAGGAATTATACAGAAAATCTCTGTATCTTTGGCTATTTTGCTCTGAACCTAAAGTTGCTTTTAAGTAGTATTTGAGAAAGAAAACTATTGGGACCAACCTAGGTGCTGCCTTAAATTTTGTCATGTGTGAGTATTAAAACTGTAACATTCATCATTGATACTTtcataaagcattttaaaatcaaaatctcagacattataaagaaaaactaGGAATATTACAAATTTCAAATGTAAGATTAGTTACACTGTAAAATTTTATAATAGTATTTTTACTTGTATGCTATTGTGTTACTGATAAGGGTTTGTCAGTTTGGGGTCTTACAAAATAGCAAAATCTTTTGGGTTAATTGGTATTTATGTACTTCTGCCTTGGGGACTGGCTGGTTATTATAATTTTACAGGCTGGACAAATACGATAAAATTTCTTGAATGAAGCAACAAAACACAGTTCTATGAGTAACAGGATTGTTAATAGTGAGACATGTAGATTCTCCATTAAATAAGCTCAGGTAACTGAAAAGGgatgaagagggaaaaataacaatttttataGTGTAAACTAAAATGAGTTTCTTTGTCCCTGAAtacattaagaagaaaataaggaatgtAATTTGAGATTGCCAGTTTCTTTTCACAGATTATATACTTCCTTGGGGGCTAAGGATTTCTTAGGGACTtaacattatttttctaaaacaaggTTTCAAAGCCAGTTTGGTGGAGCTAGCACAGTGGGATGGAAAGAGTAATCTTCTGTAATCAGGAAATGTGCTTTATAACCtaccaggctgactttgaacagaTTCCTTAGTCAGTGTTGTCCCTAATTTCCTCACTTATATTATAAAAACATCATTTTGTATTCTAACATGTTATGACCAATCAAATCAGGGCAAATATCTCAGAAGAATCAAACATTCCTCACAGcagttttagtaaaaaaaaaaaaacatgttcctGAAGACACTTCCaaataatgtattaaaatgtTCACCAATAAACTGCTTAGGTtttgcaaaaatttttttaaaaatcaggactgagggctggggatgtagctcattggtagatcTGCCTActctgtgtgaggccctgtgttcaatccccagcactctaGGTCCCCCCAAAAACAATCAGAAGTAAAATTAAAGTTAGGAAAGTGAAATGGAAGGTAATGGGATCCCAGTGACAAAGAACTAACTTACACAAAGTCTATGTCTAAAATTAGATTCTCCCCAAGTTACAGATGTGGTCCTGGTTTCTAATGGCGCCTGGATGTTTTACCTGATATGCTGCTGCTAAGTGGAACTTTGTTCTGAGTCCTtagtaataaatgagaaaaaaaaaaaaaaaccctcttctgCTTTCGTTCTGCCCCTGCTGTGGGTATTGATAAACCTATTTTGTGGTTTAGGATTTTTATCAGTAGCATTGCCTTTATTGTTGGCTACCTTGTATAGAAGAcctagaggaaaggagaaaatcatttgtgatttttcttggcaCTGCCCTTGTCTTCCTCCATGATTATCCCTGCCTGTCTAAAGCACCAAATCACTGTGGTATCTTGGCTAACAGGCTGCACTCAGCCTGACTGTGTCTCTATTATGTCACTAAATGCTGACTTTTCTAACAGGCCTGTAGGGTTTTTCTGAAAAGACCAGGGAGTTCTTCCCTTGATTAGTTGTCAAGCCATGGATATATGAGCTACCTGGATGGCTTTTAATGACAGCTGAAAAACCTattgaatttatttaatatatatagttCATGACTTTCagaaaattccttctttttttgagacagggtcttgctatgcagcccaggctagcctggaactcggagtcctgcctcagcttcccctgtgcgaggattacaggtgtataccaccatatctggcttttCAGGTGATTTCGAGTACAGAGAGTAAAGTCCAGAGGCCCTATAAGTGCTAAAAAGAGGATCTGCCTTCCCTGTTTCTAGCCATTAAGAGTCCTGTATTCTGATTTCCTAATACTGGAGGTGTTGACCTGGAGTTAAGAGTAACATGGTCTAAATGACTGATCCAGAAACAGTTTTTAAGTGTTCTTCGGTTACCTTCCATTTATACTTCAAGCCTAAAAAAAGGTGTGGCTTCCATTGCACTTAACTGGGGAAAAAATGTCCCATAGAAATATGAGCAACACAATTTTAAGACCAActtgtttttttcaaaatctgCAAATCTCACTGAAGACTGGTTCACTGTCTACTACCAGATTGCATAAAATACAGAAAGCTATGTGGcacttttgattttcttctcaATAAACCAAGAGATAATATGATTCTAAGCATAGAAAATAGGCACAGATAAGTCAGTTGCCTGGCATCTCATCAAACCAAGGCCAATACCTGAGGGCTGAGGGCTATTAGAGTAACTAGCAATTGGCCTCGGGCCTGTGATTCTCTCACCACACGGTGGCAGGATTTCTCTTACCTGAAATCTTTAGTTCAATAAAAGGACAAATGATTTCCAGTGCATATTATCTTCTTTGGACTTAACGTGACTGTATTAGACTGCCTTGTCTATATCTGTTTCCAGGGACT contains:
- the Rad1 gene encoding cell cycle checkpoint protein RAD1 isoform X2, yielding MPLLTQHIQDENNQYSLVASLDNVRNLSTILKAIHFREHATCFATKNGIKVTVENAKCVQANAFIQAGIFQEFTVQEESVTFRINLTVLLDCLSIFGSNPMPGTLTALRMCYQGYGHPLMLFLEEGGVVTVCKINTQEPDETLDFDFCSTNVINKVILQSEGLREAFSELDMTSEVLQITMSPEKPYFRLSTFGNAGSSHLDYPKDSDLMEAFHCNQTQVNRYKISLLKPSTKALVLSCKVSIRTDNRGFLSLQYMIRNEDGQICFVEYYCCPDIEVPEAGS
- the Rad1 gene encoding cell cycle checkpoint protein RAD1 isoform X1 codes for the protein MLPLSSVASSGSVGRWPRRLAGVKGVAERSSSLLSRELRWEGLPGDPGAEAGFPRSRSLHYNPPGCRASDWQRRIQWGSAWRRPRSQAAHWCGLLRGLRCWPQERPSGPNARWTMPLLTQHIQDENNQYSLVASLDNVRNLSTILKAIHFREHATCFATKNGIKVTVENAKCVQANAFIQAGIFQEFTVQEESVTFRINLTVLLDCLSIFGSNPMPGTLTALRMCYQGYGHPLMLFLEEGGVVTVCKINTQEPDETLDFDFCSTNVINKVILQSEGLREAFSELDMTSEVLQITMSPEKPYFRLSTFGNAGSSHLDYPKDSDLMEAFHCNQTQVNRYKISLLKPSTKALVLSCKVSIRTDNRGFLSLQYMIRNEDGQICFVEYYCCPDIEVPEAGS